In one window of Zhihengliuella sp. ISTPL4 DNA:
- a CDS encoding glucose-6-phosphate dehydrogenase assembly protein OpcA — MIIDLPDTTVSQVAKQLVKVREEGGAVALGRVLTLVISARKGVAEAAIDAANDASREHPMRVIVLTTGDGESRLDAQIRVGGDAGASEVVVLHAHGDAASNEESLLTGLLLPDAPVVAWWPDEAPTSPATSPLGRIAQRRITDAATSPDVRDRLALLGRTHAPGDTDLAWTRLTHWREQLAAVLDQPPYETITAVEVRGASASPSTALLAAWLQMALDVPVQWSYEDPEHWQEGIKSVRLTRESGDILLERPSPGVAVLTQPNQPDHDLHLPRRTLRECLAEELRRLDPDVLYGRVITEGWEKLGPPETGE, encoded by the coding sequence GTGATCATCGACCTTCCCGACACGACCGTCAGCCAGGTCGCCAAGCAGCTCGTCAAGGTGCGGGAGGAGGGCGGCGCCGTCGCCCTCGGCCGCGTCCTGACCCTTGTCATCTCCGCTCGCAAGGGGGTCGCTGAAGCCGCGATCGACGCCGCGAACGACGCCTCGCGCGAGCACCCGATGCGCGTGATCGTGCTGACCACCGGCGACGGTGAGTCTCGTCTCGACGCGCAGATCCGCGTGGGGGGCGACGCCGGCGCGAGCGAGGTCGTCGTGCTGCACGCGCATGGCGACGCCGCGAGCAATGAGGAGAGCCTGCTCACCGGCCTCCTCCTTCCCGACGCCCCGGTGGTGGCGTGGTGGCCCGACGAGGCCCCGACGTCTCCGGCGACATCTCCCCTCGGCCGCATCGCCCAGCGCCGTATCACCGACGCCGCCACGTCACCTGACGTGCGGGATCGGCTCGCTCTCCTGGGTCGCACGCACGCCCCGGGCGATACCGACCTCGCCTGGACACGCCTCACGCACTGGCGCGAGCAGCTCGCTGCCGTGCTGGACCAGCCGCCCTACGAGACCATCACCGCCGTGGAGGTCCGCGGTGCGAGCGCCTCGCCGTCCACCGCTCTGCTCGCCGCGTGGCTGCAGATGGCGCTCGACGTGCCGGTCCAGTGGTCGTACGAAGACCCGGAGCACTGGCAGGAGGGCATCAAATCGGTGCGCCTCACCCGCGAGTCCGGCGACATCCTGCTCGAGCGGCCGTCCCCCGGCGTGGCCGTGCTCACGCAGCCGAATCAGCCCGATCACGATCTCCACCTGCCGCGGCGGACGCTGCGCGAGTGCCTCGCGGAGGAGCTGCGCCGGCTGGACCCCGACGTCCTGTACGGTCGAGTGATCACGGAGGGCTGGGAGAAGCTCGGTCCGCCCGAGACAGGAGAGTGA
- the zwf gene encoding glucose-6-phosphate dehydrogenase has protein sequence MSVPISRGHNPLRDPDDRRLNRIAGPSALVIFGVTGDLSRKKLMPAVYDLANRGLLPPGFALVGFARRDWEDQDFAQVVYDAVKQHARTPFREETWTQLLQGIRFVSGEFDNPDSFRKLRETVEKLDVERGTMGNHAYYLSIPPKDFPLVAKQLKDSGLVGEDADDDERWRRVVIEKPFGHDLESARALNAALEVAFPADSIFRIDHYLGKETVQNILALRFANELYEPIWNRNYVDHVQITMAEDIGVGGRAGYYDGIGAARDVIQNHLLQLLALTAMEEPISLSAEHLRAEKEKVLAAVHVPEDLSLATARGQYAGGWQGGEKVTGFLDEEGMNPESTTETYAAIKLEIDTRRWAGVPFYLRTGKRLGRRVTEIAVVFNRAPQHLFGRGNASELGQNALVIRVQPDEGVTIRFGSKVPGNGTNVRDVTMDFGYGHAFTEASPEAYERLILDVLLGDPPLFPRHEEVELSWKILDPVEKYWAAQGGPVEQYAPGSWGPASADDLLARDGRVWRRP, from the coding sequence ATGTCTGTACCCATCTCGCGCGGGCACAACCCGCTGCGCGACCCCGACGACCGTCGTCTCAACCGAATCGCGGGTCCCAGTGCCCTCGTGATCTTCGGCGTGACCGGCGACCTGTCCCGCAAGAAGCTCATGCCGGCGGTCTACGACCTCGCGAACCGAGGGCTCCTGCCCCCGGGCTTCGCGCTCGTCGGGTTCGCCCGCCGCGACTGGGAGGACCAGGACTTCGCCCAGGTCGTCTACGACGCGGTGAAGCAGCATGCCCGCACGCCGTTCCGCGAGGAGACCTGGACGCAGCTGCTTCAGGGCATCCGGTTCGTCTCCGGCGAGTTCGACAACCCCGACTCCTTCCGCAAGCTGCGGGAGACCGTCGAGAAGCTCGACGTGGAACGCGGGACCATGGGCAACCACGCCTACTACCTCTCGATCCCGCCGAAGGACTTCCCGCTCGTCGCGAAGCAGCTCAAGGACTCGGGCCTCGTGGGCGAGGACGCGGACGACGACGAGCGCTGGCGGCGCGTCGTCATCGAGAAGCCGTTCGGGCACGATCTGGAGTCGGCCCGCGCTCTCAACGCCGCCCTCGAGGTCGCGTTCCCCGCTGACTCGATCTTCCGCATCGACCACTACCTCGGCAAGGAGACGGTGCAGAACATTCTCGCGCTCCGCTTCGCCAACGAGCTGTACGAGCCGATCTGGAACCGCAACTACGTCGACCACGTGCAGATCACGATGGCCGAGGACATCGGCGTCGGCGGTCGTGCCGGTTACTACGACGGGATCGGCGCCGCTCGCGACGTCATCCAGAACCACCTGCTCCAGCTCCTCGCGCTCACGGCGATGGAGGAGCCCATCAGCCTCTCCGCCGAGCACCTGCGGGCGGAGAAGGAGAAGGTCCTGGCGGCCGTGCACGTACCGGAAGATCTCTCCCTCGCCACGGCCCGCGGGCAGTACGCCGGCGGTTGGCAGGGCGGCGAGAAGGTCACCGGCTTCCTCGACGAGGAGGGGATGAACCCCGAGTCGACGACCGAGACCTACGCGGCCATCAAGCTGGAGATCGACACGCGGCGCTGGGCCGGCGTGCCGTTCTATCTGCGGACAGGCAAACGCCTCGGCCGCCGCGTCACGGAGATCGCCGTGGTGTTCAACCGGGCCCCGCAGCACCTGTTCGGGCGCGGCAATGCCTCGGAGCTCGGTCAGAACGCGCTCGTGATCCGTGTCCAGCCCGACGAGGGCGTGACGATCCGCTTCGGCTCCAAGGTGCCGGGCAACGGCACGAACGTCCGCGACGTGACGATGGACTTCGGCTACGGCCACGCCTTCACGGAGGCGAGCCCCGAGGCGTACGAGCGTCTGATCCTCGACGTCCTCCTGGGCGACCCGCCGCTGTTCCCGCGGCACGAGGAGGTCGAGCTCTCCTGGAAGATCCTCGACCCCGTGGAGAAGTACTGGGCCGCCCAGGGCGGTCCGGTGGAGCAGTACGCGCCCGGCTCGTGGGGACCGGCCTCGGCCGACGACCTGCTGGCCCGCGACGGACGAGTCTGGAGACGCCCGTGA
- a CDS encoding glucose-6-phosphate isomerase, with the protein MTFAIHATGAARAAIDETVPALVHDLVASRITGGDATLWGPAAEAEAAVRLGWVEAVSISRPLVAEIVALRDELAAKGVTRVVLAGMGGSSLAPEVIAQTSGVSLTILDSTAPGQVLAALDAGLADTVLVVSSKSGSTVETDSQRRTFEAAFRDLGIDPTERIVVVTDPGSPLDASAREAGYRVFNADPNVGGRYSALTAFGLVPSGLAGVDISELLDEAEASLLEVAVDSADNPALRLGAAIAATSPRRDKLGLITDGTHIKGLPDWIEQLIAESTGKEGTGILPVVLLPVSPELDPVPADLQIVRLVDDADEFHLHERHEGEILVSGTLGAQFIVWEYATAIAGHLLGINPFDQPDVESAKVAARGLLDARPEPTAPAFVENGVEVRVSDPALAVSGTVEGVLDALWAQLPADGYVSIQAYVNRLEVPQLQGLRELVAADSGRPTTFGWGPRFLHSTGQYHKGGPAQGVFLQILERTDVDLEIPDRPFTFGQLIQAQAAGDAGVLAEHGRPVVSLTITESSDDVLALFEAAQK; encoded by the coding sequence ATGACGTTCGCCATCCACGCGACCGGCGCGGCCCGCGCCGCGATCGACGAGACGGTTCCCGCGCTGGTGCACGACCTCGTCGCTTCCCGCATCACCGGCGGCGACGCGACGCTCTGGGGTCCGGCAGCCGAGGCCGAGGCCGCTGTCCGCCTGGGCTGGGTCGAGGCCGTGTCGATCTCCCGCCCGCTCGTCGCCGAGATCGTCGCGCTGCGCGACGAACTCGCGGCGAAGGGTGTCACGCGCGTCGTGCTCGCCGGCATGGGCGGGTCCTCGCTCGCCCCCGAGGTCATCGCGCAGACTTCCGGGGTCTCGCTCACCATCCTCGACTCCACTGCGCCGGGACAGGTGCTCGCCGCCCTCGATGCCGGCCTCGCCGACACCGTCCTCGTCGTGTCCTCGAAGTCGGGCTCCACGGTCGAGACGGACTCGCAGCGCCGGACGTTCGAGGCCGCCTTCCGCGACCTCGGGATCGACCCCACCGAGCGGATCGTCGTCGTCACGGACCCGGGTTCCCCGCTCGACGCCTCGGCGCGCGAAGCCGGCTACCGGGTCTTCAACGCCGACCCGAACGTGGGAGGCCGCTATTCGGCGCTCACCGCCTTCGGACTGGTCCCCTCGGGCCTCGCCGGCGTCGACATCTCCGAACTGCTGGACGAGGCCGAGGCCTCGCTGCTCGAGGTCGCGGTGGACTCCGCCGACAACCCGGCGCTCCGCCTCGGCGCAGCGATCGCCGCCACCAGCCCCCGTCGAGACAAGCTCGGCCTGATCACCGACGGCACGCACATCAAGGGGCTGCCGGACTGGATCGAGCAGCTCATCGCCGAGTCCACGGGCAAGGAGGGCACCGGCATCCTCCCGGTCGTCCTGCTCCCGGTCTCGCCGGAGCTCGACCCCGTCCCCGCCGATCTCCAGATCGTGCGCCTCGTCGACGACGCCGACGAGTTCCACCTGCACGAACGGCACGAGGGTGAGATCCTCGTCAGCGGCACGCTCGGCGCGCAGTTCATCGTCTGGGAGTACGCGACGGCGATCGCCGGGCACCTCCTCGGCATCAACCCGTTCGACCAGCCCGACGTCGAGTCGGCCAAGGTCGCCGCACGGGGTCTTCTCGACGCCCGCCCGGAGCCGACGGCGCCCGCCTTCGTCGAGAACGGCGTCGAGGTCCGGGTCTCCGACCCCGCCCTCGCCGTGTCCGGCACGGTCGAGGGCGTGCTGGACGCGCTCTGGGCCCAACTCCCCGCCGACGGCTACGTATCCATCCAGGCCTACGTCAACCGCCTCGAGGTGCCGCAGCTCCAGGGTCTGCGCGAGCTCGTCGCCGCCGACTCCGGACGTCCGACGACCTTCGGTTGGGGTCCGCGCTTCCTGCACTCCACCGGCCAGTACCACAAGGGTGGACCCGCCCAGGGCGTGTTCCTGCAGATCCTGGAGCGCACGGATGTGGATCTCGAGATCCCGGACCGCCCGTTCACCTTCGGGCAGCTCATCCAGGCGCAGGCGGCCGGCGACGCGGGTGTGCTCGCGGAGCACGGACGGCCGGTCGTCTCTCTGACGATCACCGAGTCCTCGGACGACGTGCTCGCCCTCTTCGAAGCCGCACAGAAGTAA
- the tal gene encoding transaldolase, translating to MSTPTAQLAAAGVSIWLDDLSRTRISSGNLAELIASRNVVGVTTNPTIFANAITDKNDTSYDAQVSELAASGSSAEDAVFAATTQDVRAALDVFRPVWEESGHVDGRVSIEVSPDLAHDTDGTVAQAKELWKTIDRPNLLVKIPATKAGLPAITEAIANGISVNVTLIFSLERYAEVIDAYLTGLERAHSGDFDLSSIHSVASFFVSRVDTETDKRLSAIGTPEAEALKSKAGLANARLAYELFEQKFAEKRAQDLLKLGANLQRPLWASTGVKDPALPDTLYVTELVADGVVNTMPEKTLEATFDHAVVTGDTITGGYEEAREVFAGLAEVGVDFDAVTEVLEEEGVAKFIDSWHDLLAQVTEALEAQR from the coding sequence ATGAGCACCCCCACCGCCCAGCTCGCCGCCGCCGGCGTCAGCATCTGGCTCGACGACCTCTCGCGCACCCGCATCTCCTCCGGCAACCTCGCCGAGCTGATCGCGTCGCGCAACGTCGTGGGCGTCACCACGAACCCGACCATCTTCGCGAACGCGATCACCGACAAGAACGACACGTCCTACGACGCGCAGGTCTCCGAGCTCGCCGCGTCCGGGTCCTCCGCCGAGGACGCCGTGTTCGCCGCGACGACCCAGGACGTCCGGGCCGCGCTCGATGTCTTCCGCCCGGTGTGGGAGGAGTCCGGACACGTCGACGGCCGCGTCTCGATCGAGGTCTCCCCCGACCTCGCGCACGACACCGACGGCACCGTGGCGCAGGCCAAGGAGCTGTGGAAGACCATCGACCGCCCCAACCTCCTGGTCAAGATCCCGGCCACGAAGGCGGGCCTCCCTGCGATCACCGAGGCGATCGCGAACGGCATCAGCGTCAACGTGACCCTCATCTTCAGCCTGGAGCGCTACGCCGAGGTCATCGACGCCTACCTGACCGGCCTGGAGCGCGCGCACAGCGGCGATTTCGACCTGTCGAGCATCCACTCGGTCGCCTCGTTCTTCGTCTCCCGGGTCGACACCGAGACGGACAAGCGACTGTCGGCGATCGGCACCCCCGAGGCTGAGGCCCTCAAGAGCAAGGCCGGTCTCGCCAACGCGCGCCTGGCGTACGAGCTCTTCGAGCAGAAGTTCGCCGAGAAGCGCGCGCAGGACCTCCTCAAGCTCGGCGCGAACCTCCAGCGTCCGCTGTGGGCGTCCACCGGCGTGAAGGACCCGGCCCTGCCGGACACCCTCTACGTCACCGAGCTCGTCGCGGACGGCGTCGTCAACACGATGCCCGAGAAGACCCTGGAGGCGACGTTCGACCACGCCGTCGTCACGGGAGACACCATCACCGGCGGCTACGAGGAGGCCCGCGAGGTCTTCGCCGGCCTCGCCGAGGTGGGCGTCGACTTCGACGCTGTCACCGAGGTGCTCGAGGAGGAGGGAGTCGCGAAGTTCATCGACTCCTGGCACGATCTGCTCGCTCAGGTGACCGAGGCTCTGGAGGCCCAGCGATGA
- the tkt gene encoding transketolase yields the protein MSELQWDEIDRRAVDTARILAADAVEKVGNGHPGTAMSLAPAAYLLYQRVLRHDPTDTDWLGRDRFILSVGHSSLTQYVQLYLGGFGLELDDLKALRTWGSKTPGHPEYGHTKGVEITTGPLGQGLASAVGFAYAARYERGLFDPDAAAGTSPFDHFVYVIAGDGDLQEGVTSEASSLAGHQQLGNLIAIYDSNQISIEDDTNVAFTEDVAARYEAYGWHVQTVDWKKTGEYVEDVAELHAAIEAAKGETDKPSLIILKTIIGWPAPGKQNTGKIHGSALGADELAATKKVLGFDPEQSFVVADDVIARTRGLAERAAEARAAWQESFDAWAAANPERKALLDRVEAHELPDDIADALPVFEAGKDVSTRAASGQVINALAAQLPELWGGSADLAESNLTTIKDAPSFIPAEWSTHEWSGTPYGRVLHFGIREHAMGAIVNGIVLHGPTRAFGGTFLIFSDYMRPAVRLAALMNVPSVFVWTHDSVALGEDGPTHQPIEQLATLRAIPNLAVVRPADANETAAVWLEILRRHEGPAGITLTRQNIPVFPRGEGDAAGDTFASAAQAAKGAYVLAEAPGGSPDVIIIATGSEVQLAVNARELLAGEGVNVRVVSAPSLEWFAEQDEAYRESVLPSSVTARVSVEAGSVLTWRGIVGDRGRSVGIDHFGASADYKTLFEKFGITTEAVVAAARETIKENA from the coding sequence GTGTCGGAATTGCAGTGGGACGAGATCGATCGACGCGCGGTGGACACCGCCCGGATCCTGGCGGCCGATGCGGTCGAAAAGGTCGGCAACGGTCATCCCGGCACGGCGATGAGCCTGGCCCCCGCCGCGTATCTGCTCTACCAGCGCGTCCTGCGGCATGACCCGACCGACACCGACTGGCTCGGCCGCGACCGCTTCATCCTCTCGGTCGGCCACTCGTCGCTGACGCAGTACGTGCAGCTCTACCTCGGCGGGTTCGGTCTCGAGCTCGACGACCTCAAGGCCCTCCGCACCTGGGGCTCGAAGACCCCTGGCCACCCCGAGTACGGCCACACCAAGGGCGTGGAGATCACCACCGGCCCGCTCGGCCAGGGTCTCGCCTCCGCGGTGGGCTTCGCGTACGCCGCTCGCTACGAGCGCGGTCTCTTCGACCCGGACGCCGCAGCGGGCACGAGCCCGTTCGACCACTTCGTCTACGTGATCGCGGGCGACGGCGACCTGCAGGAGGGCGTCACCAGCGAGGCCTCCTCGCTCGCCGGCCACCAGCAGCTCGGCAACCTCATCGCGATCTACGACTCCAACCAGATCTCGATCGAGGACGACACGAACGTCGCCTTCACGGAGGACGTCGCCGCGCGCTACGAGGCCTACGGCTGGCACGTGCAGACCGTGGACTGGAAGAAGACCGGCGAGTACGTCGAGGACGTCGCCGAGCTCCACGCCGCGATCGAGGCGGCCAAGGGCGAGACCGACAAGCCGTCGCTCATCATCCTCAAGACGATCATCGGCTGGCCGGCCCCCGGCAAGCAGAACACCGGCAAGATCCACGGCTCCGCGCTCGGCGCCGACGAGCTCGCGGCCACCAAGAAGGTGCTCGGCTTCGACCCGGAGCAGAGCTTCGTCGTCGCCGACGACGTGATCGCCCGCACCCGCGGCCTCGCGGAGCGTGCCGCCGAGGCCCGCGCCGCCTGGCAGGAGTCTTTCGACGCCTGGGCGGCCGCCAACCCGGAGCGCAAGGCTCTGCTGGACCGCGTCGAGGCCCACGAGCTCCCCGACGACATCGCTGACGCCCTCCCGGTCTTCGAGGCCGGCAAGGACGTCTCCACCCGCGCCGCGTCCGGTCAGGTCATCAACGCGCTGGCCGCGCAGCTGCCCGAGCTCTGGGGCGGCTCCGCCGACCTCGCCGAGTCGAACCTCACGACGATCAAGGACGCGCCGTCCTTCATCCCCGCCGAGTGGTCGACGCACGAGTGGTCGGGCACGCCGTACGGCCGCGTGCTGCACTTCGGCATCCGCGAGCACGCGATGGGCGCGATCGTGAACGGCATCGTCCTGCACGGGCCCACCCGCGCCTTCGGCGGCACGTTCCTCATCTTCAGCGACTACATGCGTCCGGCCGTGCGCCTGGCCGCGCTGATGAACGTGCCGAGCGTCTTCGTCTGGACGCACGACTCCGTCGCTCTCGGCGAGGACGGTCCGACGCACCAGCCGATCGAGCAGCTCGCGACGCTGCGCGCGATCCCGAACCTGGCCGTCGTCCGCCCGGCCGATGCGAACGAGACCGCCGCCGTGTGGCTCGAGATCCTCCGGCGCCACGAGGGTCCGGCGGGCATCACGCTGACCCGCCAGAACATCCCGGTGTTCCCGCGCGGCGAGGGCGACGCCGCGGGCGACACGTTCGCCTCCGCCGCCCAGGCCGCCAAGGGCGCCTACGTGCTCGCCGAGGCCCCCGGGGGCTCGCCGGACGTCATCATCATCGCGACCGGCTCCGAGGTGCAGCTCGCGGTGAACGCCCGCGAGCTCCTCGCGGGCGAGGGCGTGAACGTCCGCGTCGTCTCCGCTCCGTCGCTGGAGTGGTTCGCCGAGCAGGATGAGGCGTACCGCGAGAGCGTCCTGCCGTCGTCCGTCACCGCCCGCGTCTCGGTCGAGGCCGGTTCCGTGCTCACGTGGCGCGGCATCGTCGGCGACCGCGGCCGCTCGGTCGGCATCGACCATTTCGGCGCCTCCGCCGACTACAAGACCCTCTTCGAGAAGTTCGGCATCACCACCGAGGCCGTCGTCGCGGCCGCCCGCGAGACCATCAAGGAGAACGCATGA
- a CDS encoding heme o synthase gives MSDQTVRKSSIGRTVSAYVTLTKPRVLELLLVSTVPVMFLAQGGLPDLWLVLATVIGGSMSAGSAGAFNMYLDRDIDAHMHRTENRPLVTGEVSPRGALIFSWTLAILSTVWLWFTTNPLTAILSASAIFFYVVIYTMILKRRTEQNIIWGGIAGCFPVLIGWSAVTGSLDWPAFILFLLVFLWTPPHYWPLSMKYKDDYDDVDVPMLGVTRNASQVGLQVILYAWATVACSLLLVPIAGMGLVYTVSALVFGGWFIYESHRLYNQAVRGTEARPMRVFHASITYLTLLFVAVAIDPLLPF, from the coding sequence ATGTCTGATCAGACCGTACGGAAGTCGTCCATCGGTCGCACGGTGAGCGCTTACGTCACTCTGACGAAGCCCCGAGTCCTCGAACTCCTCCTCGTCTCGACCGTTCCGGTCATGTTCCTCGCGCAGGGCGGACTGCCCGATCTCTGGCTGGTCCTCGCGACCGTCATCGGCGGATCGATGAGCGCGGGTTCCGCGGGTGCGTTCAACATGTACCTCGACCGCGACATCGACGCGCACATGCATCGCACGGAGAACCGGCCGCTCGTGACCGGCGAGGTCAGCCCGCGCGGCGCCCTGATCTTCTCCTGGACGCTCGCGATCCTCTCCACCGTGTGGCTCTGGTTCACCACGAACCCGCTCACGGCGATCCTCTCGGCTTCCGCGATCTTCTTCTACGTCGTGATCTACACGATGATCCTCAAGCGCCGCACCGAGCAGAACATCATCTGGGGCGGCATCGCCGGGTGCTTCCCGGTGCTGATCGGCTGGTCCGCCGTCACCGGGTCGCTCGACTGGCCGGCCTTCATCCTCTTCCTGCTCGTCTTCCTTTGGACGCCGCCGCACTACTGGCCTCTGTCGATGAAGTACAAGGACGACTACGACGACGTCGACGTGCCCATGCTCGGCGTCACCCGCAACGCGTCCCAGGTCGGCCTGCAGGTCATCCTGTACGCGTGGGCCACGGTCGCCTGCTCCCTGTTGCTGGTGCCGATCGCCGGCATGGGCCTCGTCTACACCGTCTCCGCCCTGGTGTTCGGCGGCTGGTTCATCTACGAGTCGCACCGCCTGTACAACCAGGCGGTCCGGGGGACCGAGGCGCGGCCGATGCGGGTCTTCCACGCCTCGATCACCTACCTGACGCTGCTGTTCGTCGCGGTCGCCATCGACCCGCTGCTGCCCTTCTGA
- a CDS encoding COX15/CtaA family protein, whose protein sequence is MPETTIPARSTTRATASPRSAVWGRALTVFAWLSFLSETIIIGTGGAVRLTGSGLGCTEWPLCTPESLVPIVEVQGIHGMIEFGNRLMTGVVGIIAIAVVLLVLHTISGRRALINALWFAVGGLAGAAVAFALVSLTDFPAFPVASAVLLVAVIAAAVHSVRTTPARRDLVLLAWLVLIGVVAQALVGGITVLTGLNPFIVGFHYTSSLLLVCITAAFLVRLATPDGPRERAVPTWFAIVTHVTGLALAVTILFGVLTTGSGPHSGDADVLRRGFDATVLAHVHSWPGYILAALVLFLTVSAWVLRLEPRRWLLVLVIAILVQVAVGVWQAREGLPPVLVGIHMVLASLSAATYTVVVLHLKRTASVVPATAD, encoded by the coding sequence ATGCCCGAGACGACCATCCCCGCCCGTTCGACGACCAGGGCGACGGCCTCCCCCCGCTCCGCGGTGTGGGGTCGTGCGCTCACCGTCTTCGCGTGGCTGTCGTTCCTCAGCGAGACGATCATCATCGGCACCGGCGGCGCCGTGCGGCTCACCGGCTCCGGCCTCGGCTGCACCGAGTGGCCGCTGTGCACGCCGGAGTCCCTGGTGCCGATCGTCGAGGTGCAGGGCATCCACGGGATGATCGAGTTCGGCAACCGGCTGATGACCGGCGTGGTCGGGATCATCGCAATCGCCGTCGTCCTGCTCGTCCTGCACACCATCAGCGGCCGCCGGGCGCTCATCAACGCCCTGTGGTTCGCGGTCGGCGGCCTGGCCGGGGCGGCGGTCGCCTTCGCCCTGGTCTCGCTCACCGACTTCCCTGCTTTCCCCGTCGCGTCCGCCGTGCTCCTGGTCGCGGTGATCGCGGCTGCGGTCCACTCGGTGCGCACGACGCCCGCCCGGCGGGATCTCGTCCTTCTCGCCTGGCTCGTGCTGATCGGCGTGGTCGCGCAGGCTCTGGTCGGCGGCATCACGGTGCTCACGGGTCTGAACCCGTTCATCGTCGGGTTCCACTACACGTCGTCGCTCCTGCTCGTCTGCATCACCGCGGCGTTCCTCGTGCGGCTGGCGACGCCGGACGGGCCGCGCGAGCGCGCCGTACCGACCTGGTTCGCGATCGTGACGCACGTCACCGGCCTCGCCCTGGCCGTGACGATCCTGTTCGGCGTGCTGACGACCGGATCGGGACCGCACTCGGGCGACGCCGACGTGCTGCGCCGCGGCTTCGACGCCACGGTCCTCGCCCACGTCCACTCCTGGCCGGGCTACATCCTCGCTGCGCTCGTGCTCTTCCTGACGGTGTCCGCCTGGGTCCTGCGCCTCGAGCCCCGCCGGTGGCTGCTCGTCCTCGTCATCGCGATCCTCGTGCAGGTGGCCGTCGGCGTCTGGCAGGCGAGAGAGGGACTGCCGCCCGTGCTCGTGGGCATCCACATGGTCCTGGCATCGCTGTCGGCCGCGACCTACACGGTCGTCGTGCTGCACCTCAAGCGCACCGCGTCCGTCGTACCGGCGACGGCCGACTGA
- the sufB gene encoding Fe-S cluster assembly protein SufB, which yields MSDVLIDRPELDGLGVYEFGWHDEDAAGAVAKRGISEEVVRGISALKNEPEWMLKTRLKGYQLFGRKPMPTWGADLSDIDFDNIKYFVRSTEKQAQSWEDLPEEIRETYERLGIPEAERQRLVAGVAAQYESEVVYHQIREDLEAQGVIFMDTDTALREHPEFFEEYFGTVIPAGDNKFAALNTAVWSGGSFVYVPKGVHVEIPLQAYFRINTENMGQFERTLIIADEDSYVHYIEGCTAPIYKSDSLHSAVVEIIVKKNARVRYTTIQNWSNNVYNLVTKRAVAHEGATMEWVDGNIGSKVTMKYPSIYLMGEHAKGETLSVAFAGPGQHQDAGAKMIHMAPYTQSSIVSKSIARGGGRAGYRGEVRVDAAAHHSANTVRCDALLVDTKSRSDTYPAIDIRVDDVQLGHEATVSKVSEEQLFYLQSRGMPEDEAMAMIVRGFIEPIARELPMEYAMELNKLIEMGMEGSVG from the coding sequence ATGTCGGATGTGCTGATCGACCGCCCGGAGCTCGATGGTCTGGGGGTGTACGAATTCGGCTGGCACGATGAGGATGCCGCGGGTGCCGTCGCGAAACGCGGGATCTCGGAAGAGGTCGTCCGCGGGATCTCGGCTCTCAAGAACGAGCCGGAGTGGATGCTGAAGACCCGTCTCAAGGGCTATCAGCTCTTCGGCCGCAAGCCGATGCCGACCTGGGGTGCCGACCTCAGCGACATCGACTTCGACAACATCAAGTACTTCGTCCGCTCCACGGAGAAGCAGGCGCAGAGCTGGGAAGACCTCCCCGAGGAGATCCGCGAGACGTACGAGCGCCTGGGCATCCCCGAGGCCGAGCGTCAGCGTCTCGTCGCCGGTGTCGCCGCGCAGTACGAGTCCGAGGTCGTGTACCACCAGATCCGCGAGGACCTGGAGGCCCAGGGCGTCATCTTCATGGACACGGACACGGCGCTGCGCGAGCACCCCGAGTTCTTCGAGGAGTACTTCGGCACCGTCATCCCGGCGGGCGACAACAAGTTCGCCGCGCTGAACACGGCCGTCTGGTCGGGTGGCTCGTTCGTCTACGTCCCCAAGGGCGTGCACGTGGAGATCCCGCTGCAGGCCTACTTCCGGATCAACACCGAGAACATGGGCCAGTTCGAGCGGACCCTGATCATCGCCGACGAGGACAGCTACGTCCACTACATCGAGGGCTGCACGGCTCCGATCTACAAGTCGGACTCCCTGCACTCCGCCGTCGTCGAGATCATCGTGAAGAAGAACGCCCGCGTGCGCTACACGACGATCCAGAACTGGTCGAACAACGTCTACAACCTGGTCACCAAGCGTGCCGTGGCGCACGAGGGCGCGACCATGGAGTGGGTCGACGGCAACATCGGCTCCAAGGTGACGATGAAGTACCCGTCGATCTACCTGATGGGCGAGCACGCGAAGGGCGAGACGCTGTCGGTGGCCTTCGCCGGTCCCGGTCAGCACCAGGACGCCGGCGCGAAGATGATCCACATGGCGCCCTACACGCAGTCCTCGATCGTCTCGAAGTCGATCGCGCGTGGCGGTGGTCGTGCCGGCTACCGCGGCGAGGTCCGTGTCGACGCCGCTGCACACCACTCCGCCAACACCGTCCGCTGCGACGCGCTGCTCGTGGACACGAAGTCCCGCTCCGACACCTACCCGGCGATCGACATCCGCGTCGACGACGTCCAGCTCGGCCACGAGGCCACGGTCTCCAAGGTCAGCGAGGAGCAGCTCTTCTACCTGCAGTCCCGCGGCATGCCTGAGGACGAGGCGATGGCGATGATCGTGCGCGGCTTCATCGAGCCGATCGCGCGGGAGCTGCCGATGGAGTACGCGATGGAACTGAACAAGCTCATCGAGATGGGCATGGAAGGATCGGTCGGCTAA